In Methanobrevibacter sp., one DNA window encodes the following:
- a CDS encoding tRNA(His) guanylyltransferase Thg1 family protein: MKDYEIYSTMKVPKNSNIIIRLDGRKFHSLSKALSLEKPYDEKFYKIISNVCLDIFNQFAPKFIYTFSDEISILLDEIPFSGRVEKINSVFASLASSSFTYYLLNEYSNEFDLDKLSDNERNIVFPISFDSRIIPIDAHHISSYFKWRQDECWRNCINGYGIWALKKEYDSEEANERIKGLKSNEIHDLLFERGINLNDVETWKKRGIGVYKRSWEIEGFNPKKQVKTVSTRSEVYVDYELDIFNQEFFEELE; encoded by the coding sequence ATGAAGGATTATGAGATTTATTCAACTATGAAGGTTCCAAAGAACTCAAACATCATCATACGCTTGGATGGTCGCAAGTTTCATAGTTTATCAAAAGCATTAAGTCTTGAAAAGCCTTATGATGAGAAGTTTTATAAGATCATTTCAAATGTTTGCCTCGACATCTTCAATCAGTTCGCACCTAAATTCATTTACACTTTCTCAGATGAAATCAGCATACTCTTGGATGAGATTCCATTTTCAGGGAGAGTTGAGAAGATAAATTCAGTGTTCGCCTCACTGGCCTCAAGTTCCTTTACATATTATTTATTGAACGAATATTCTAATGAATTTGATTTGGACAAGCTATCAGATAATGAAAGGAATATTGTATTTCCTATATCCTTTGATTCAAGAATAATTCCAATAGACGCTCACCATATATCAAGCTACTTCAAATGGCGACAGGATGAATGTTGGAGAAACTGCATCAACGGATATGGTATCTGGGCACTCAAAAAGGAATACGATTCTGAAGAGGCAAATGAAAGGATAAAGGGATTAAAATCAAATGAAATCCATGACCTTCTCTTTGAAAGGGGAATAAACCTCAATGATGTTGAAACCTGGAAGAAAAGAGGAATCGGAGTTTATAAGAGGTCATGGGAGATTGAAGGTTTCAATCCTAAAAAGCAGGTAAAGACAGTATCCACAAGGTCTGAAGTTTATGTTGATTATGAATTGGACATTTTCAATCAGGAATTTTTTGAAGAATTAGAATGA
- the serA gene encoding phosphoglycerate dehydrogenase has product MKALVADAINEQGIENLKEVCEVVVDTSITPEELLETIGEYDAILIRSRTKLPAEVIEKADNLKIIARAGVGVDNVDVNAATKKGIMVVNAPESTSITVAEHTMGLILSTIRKIAIADKSTKAGKWEKKAFMGMELRNKTLGVIGMGRIGSQVVNRCKAFEMDAIAYDPYLPPEVAKNMGVELYEDIEDVLTRADVITIHVPLTPETEHSISTEQFKLMKDTALIFNCARGGVIDEDALYEALTTGEILGAGLDVYEEEPAKDNKLFELDNIVCTPHIAASTKEAQRDAAIIVANEVITLFKGDMPKNVINMPRMNNSEFEGTNNYLELCEKLGSFISQSVSSPINKLEITYKGEIAKIPNRELFTRTILQGILNPITETAVNAVNATTVAKARGISITEAVSDDSEGYETMIKVAAKTKAGQMSADGTYLHEPKIIKVNGYWVDVKPEGNMFIAKYKDIPGSIGAIGTIFGEKNINIGIMQVGRDSSGGEAIMILTLDEPATKEAVEAIKQLDNVYDAARLTL; this is encoded by the coding sequence ATGAAAGCATTAGTCGCAGATGCAATAAATGAACAAGGAATCGAAAACTTAAAGGAAGTATGTGAAGTTGTTGTGGACACAAGCATAACCCCTGAAGAATTACTCGAAACAATCGGGGAATATGATGCAATTCTCATAAGAAGCAGAACCAAATTGCCTGCTGAAGTGATTGAAAAGGCAGACAATCTCAAGATCATTGCAAGGGCAGGTGTAGGTGTGGACAACGTTGATGTGAATGCAGCTACCAAAAAAGGTATCATGGTAGTCAACGCACCTGAATCCACTTCAATCACTGTAGCTGAACACACAATGGGACTCATCCTAAGCACTATCCGTAAGATAGCCATTGCTGACAAATCCACCAAAGCTGGAAAATGGGAGAAAAAGGCATTTATGGGTATGGAACTTAGAAACAAGACCCTTGGTGTAATCGGTATGGGAAGAATCGGATCACAAGTTGTAAACAGATGCAAGGCATTTGAAATGGATGCAATCGCTTACGACCCATACTTGCCACCTGAAGTGGCTAAGAACATGGGTGTGGAATTATACGAAGACATTGAAGACGTATTGACCAGAGCGGATGTAATCACCATTCACGTTCCACTCACTCCTGAAACCGAACATTCAATTTCCACTGAACAATTCAAACTTATGAAAGACACCGCACTCATATTCAACTGTGCACGTGGTGGAGTCATTGATGAAGACGCATTGTACGAAGCGTTGACTACTGGAGAAATCTTAGGAGCAGGTCTTGACGTATATGAAGAGGAACCTGCAAAGGACAACAAATTATTCGAATTGGACAATATCGTATGCACCCCTCACATTGCAGCATCCACCAAAGAGGCTCAAAGGGATGCAGCTATCATCGTAGCGAATGAAGTGATCACATTATTCAAAGGAGACATGCCTAAGAACGTCATCAACATGCCTCGCATGAACAACAGTGAATTCGAAGGAACCAACAATTACTTGGAGCTTTGTGAAAAGTTAGGAAGCTTCATTTCCCAATCCGTAAGCAGCCCAATAAACAAATTGGAAATCACCTACAAAGGTGAAATCGCAAAGATTCCGAATAGAGAACTCTTCACAAGAACCATCCTGCAAGGTATACTAAACCCAATCACTGAAACTGCAGTTAACGCTGTAAACGCAACCACTGTTGCAAAGGCAAGAGGAATCAGCATTACCGAAGCGGTAAGCGATGACAGCGAAGGTTATGAAACCATGATCAAGGTTGCTGCCAAAACCAAGGCTGGCCAAATGTCTGCAGACGGTACTTACTTGCACGAACCAAAGATCATCAAGGTCAATGGATACTGGGTGGATGTGAAACCTGAAGGAAACATGTTCATTGCAAAATATAAGGACATTCCTGGAAGCATCGGTGCAATCGGTACCATCTTCGGAGAGAAAAACATTAACATAGGCATCATGCAAGTGGGAAGAGACTCCTCCGGTGGAGAGGCCATCATGATCCTTACCTTGGATGAACCTGCCACTAAAGAGGCAGTTGAAGCAATCAAGCAATTGGACAATGTCTATGACGCCGCAAGATTAACCCTTTAA
- the fdhD gene encoding formate dehydrogenase accessory sulfurtransferase FdhD, which yields MEFIKKIPAIRWENGKYEHVEEETVEDENIYFYIDFLQPRKFSTYPADLDDFAVGYCLGDGLIKSVDEIVSIEIDDKKVIIKTVNMHTPEIDLESDDLVQEKEGGAKHACACRLLEYQGVMSDSAGGWRSELKTVEPVESDLVVNATEIIENMKRLTAKAEIWQETGSVHVAQLVYGDQFITREDVSRHVAVDKVIGAAAKAGFDLSQCYVCYSGRMPADMLIKVVRVGIPILVSNAAPAGSGYDIAEKGNITMVGFVRGDRFNLYTATERINLDK from the coding sequence ATGGAGTTCATTAAAAAGATTCCTGCAATCAGATGGGAAAATGGAAAATATGAGCATGTTGAGGAAGAAACTGTTGAGGATGAAAACATATATTTCTATATAGACTTCCTCCAGCCACGTAAGTTTTCCACATATCCTGCAGATTTGGATGATTTTGCCGTCGGATATTGCTTAGGGGATGGATTGATCAAGTCTGTTGATGAGATTGTAAGCATCGAAATCGATGACAAGAAGGTCATCATCAAAACTGTCAATATGCATACTCCAGAAATTGACCTTGAAAGCGATGATTTGGTTCAGGAAAAGGAAGGTGGAGCTAAACATGCCTGTGCCTGCAGACTCTTGGAATATCAGGGAGTTATGTCTGATAGTGCAGGGGGATGGAGAAGTGAGCTTAAAACAGTTGAACCAGTGGAATCTGATTTGGTTGTCAATGCAACAGAAATTATAGAAAACATGAAAAGGCTTACTGCCAAGGCGGAAATATGGCAAGAGACTGGTAGTGTTCATGTTGCACAATTGGTTTATGGAGACCAGTTCATTACCCGTGAGGACGTAAGTCGTCATGTAGCTGTTGATAAGGTAATCGGTGCAGCTGCTAAGGCAGGATTTGACTTATCCCAATGCTATGTATGCTATAGTGGAAGAATGCCTGCAGACATGCTTATAAAAGTGGTTAGGGTAGGTATTCCTATATTGGTTTCAAATGCAGCTCCTGCAGGATCCGGTTATGACATTGCAGAAAAGGGAAACATTACCATGGTCGGATTTGTACGTGGTGACAGATTTAACCTTTATACTGCAACAGAAAGAATCAATTTGGATAAATGA
- a CDS encoding Mov34/MPN/PAD-1 family protein yields MGFDDLVSKMNERNQFERVCVDQGVIDSVVFYSKKSYPNEFLAMFDGHVKDKVLYITGLLFLPGERSHTSASFNDWMIPPSQKRWGSVHSHPGNNANPSHADLITFSKHGPFHIIVCEPYSLETMKAYNAYGEPTSFEVGSFSDSNRDLMLEDLEQIKEEIDGMEDEELSPSFFDLDKDLSYFDDDREKTNKYSHELDETLNPYSVSDEDLGAIDLNPKVVEIGGERINGQSPKLGLVIEFRDGKPILKGVNNRFLEDLDDENNY; encoded by the coding sequence ATGGGATTTGATGATTTAGTATCCAAGATGAATGAAAGGAATCAGTTTGAAAGGGTCTGTGTTGACCAGGGAGTGATTGATTCTGTGGTTTTCTATTCCAAGAAGTCATATCCCAATGAGTTTTTGGCCATGTTTGACGGTCATGTAAAGGATAAGGTTCTCTACATTACAGGGCTATTGTTCCTTCCTGGAGAGAGGTCACATACAAGTGCCAGCTTCAATGACTGGATGATTCCTCCAAGCCAGAAAAGATGGGGTTCCGTACATTCCCATCCTGGAAACAATGCAAATCCTTCCCATGCGGATCTTATAACATTCTCAAAGCATGGTCCATTCCACATAATCGTTTGCGAACCTTATTCATTGGAAACAATGAAGGCATATAATGCTTATGGCGAACCAACTAGCTTTGAAGTTGGAAGTTTCTCCGATTCAAATAGGGATTTGATGCTTGAGGACTTAGAGCAGATCAAAGAGGAGATTGATGGAATGGAGGATGAGGAACTCAGTCCGTCATTCTTTGATTTGGATAAGGACCTTTCATATTTTGATGACGATAGGGAAAAGACCAATAAGTATTCCCATGAATTGGATGAGACTCTTAATCCTTACAGTGTTTCCGATGAGGATTTGGGAGCCATTGACTTGAATCCGAAAGTTGTTGAAATAGGTGGGGAGAGAATAAATGGCCAAAGCCCTAAATTAGGTCTTGTAATTGAGTTTAGGGATGGAAAGCCTATTTTAAAAGGAGTAAATAACAGATTCCTTGAAGATTTGGATGATGAAAATAATTATTAG
- a CDS encoding radical SAM protein yields the protein MAENNLNLQEYLSSGVESILKDAIRASLKNPKESLFLARFAKHARKATKIRGKYNEKGQNIPVFLIASITSTCNLHCTGCYSRANNACSDDAPLNQLSGDEWEDIFTQAKDLGISFIVLAGGEPMIREDVISKASNFPEILFPIFTNGTLLNDDYLKLFDENRNLVPIFSIEGDEGTTDSRRGEGVYSQLLNSMELMKRNNIIFGASLTFTKGNLDGLLKRDYINQLRDFGCKVIFFIEYVPVNEETIDLAPGDDERELLLNELEHLRKEYDDMLFLSFPGDEKESGGCLAAGRGFFHINSHGGAEPCPASPYSDINVRDSSLLDALDSKLFKSLRDGGILLDDHEGGCVLFEHKEDVERILNE from the coding sequence ATGGCAGAAAATAATTTAAATTTACAGGAATATCTTTCGAGTGGAGTGGAGAGTATTCTAAAGGATGCCATAAGGGCTTCACTAAAGAATCCTAAGGAAAGTCTGTTCTTGGCAAGATTTGCAAAACATGCAAGAAAAGCGACCAAAATTAGAGGGAAATATAATGAAAAAGGCCAAAACATTCCTGTTTTCTTGATTGCAAGCATTACAAGCACATGTAACCTCCATTGCACAGGATGCTATTCAAGGGCAAACAATGCATGCAGTGATGATGCCCCATTAAACCAACTCAGTGGAGATGAATGGGAGGATATATTCACTCAAGCAAAGGATCTTGGCATAAGCTTCATCGTTCTTGCTGGTGGAGAACCTATGATAAGGGAAGATGTCATCAGCAAGGCAAGCAATTTTCCAGAGATTCTATTCCCTATCTTTACAAATGGAACATTGTTGAATGATGATTATCTAAAGCTATTTGATGAAAACAGAAACCTTGTCCCTATCTTTTCCATTGAAGGAGATGAGGGAACAACTGATTCAAGAAGAGGAGAAGGAGTTTACAGTCAGCTATTGAATTCAATGGAACTGATGAAAAGGAATAATATCATTTTTGGTGCTTCACTTACCTTTACAAAGGGAAACCTAGATGGCTTGCTTAAAAGAGATTATATTAATCAATTAAGGGATTTCGGATGCAAAGTAATATTTTTCATTGAATATGTTCCTGTAAATGAAGAAACAATAGATTTGGCTCCTGGCGATGATGAGAGAGAATTATTGTTAAATGAACTGGAACATCTTAGAAAGGAATATGATGATATGCTGTTTTTATCATTCCCTGGTGATGAAAAGGAATCTGGCGGTTGCTTGGCAGCAGGTAGGGGATTCTTCCATATCAACTCCCATGGAGGAGCTGAACCATGCCCCGCTTCACCTTACAGTGACATAAATGTTAGGGATTCCTCTCTTCTTGATGCCCTTGATTCCAAATTATTCAAATCTCTTAGAGATGGTGGAATCCTTTTGGATGATCATGAAGGCGGCTGTGTCCTTTTTGAACACAAGGAAGATGTTGAGAGAATATTGAATGAATGA
- a CDS encoding transcriptional regulator yields MTNRNQLIREVYQLLNKEGFETSNIYEQSCFDIVARKKLLILLLKVLVNIDSINEAHVEEIRQISHVFLASPIIVGVKSKNHILEEDVVYERHGLPAIGLETLKNMIVYDEYPEILADRGGYYVQINGNVLKEYREEYNLSLKDLADLAHVSRATMYKYENGMVRANTETAMLLEEILNTKITLDIDLFEPYQEDIKLKADTSNLNQTQGTNAQNLAKLGFGVVSTNKSPFDALAKAEIATRKKEQTPLIANLNVQDEQNTKTLKKMAISLKDLSLVTSSDPFFVLKDDRIKDSIDGIPVIKSWEMKEVENSKEFLRLIRERRNN; encoded by the coding sequence ATAACTAATAGGAATCAATTGATACGAGAAGTTTATCAGCTATTAAACAAAGAGGGCTTTGAAACATCCAATATCTATGAACAAAGCTGCTTTGATATAGTTGCTCGTAAGAAATTGCTTATCCTACTTTTAAAAGTCCTCGTAAATATTGATAGTATTAACGAAGCACATGTGGAAGAAATCCGACAAATATCCCATGTTTTCTTGGCTAGCCCAATTATTGTCGGAGTCAAATCAAAAAATCATATATTGGAAGAGGATGTTGTCTATGAAAGGCATGGACTTCCTGCAATTGGCCTTGAAACACTTAAAAACATGATTGTATATGACGAATATCCTGAAATTCTTGCAGATCGTGGAGGATATTACGTCCAAATCAATGGAAATGTCCTGAAGGAATACAGAGAAGAATACAACTTATCCTTGAAGGATTTAGCCGATTTGGCACATGTTTCAAGAGCTACAATGTACAAGTATGAGAATGGAATGGTGAGAGCAAACACTGAAACTGCAATGCTCCTTGAGGAAATCCTGAATACAAAGATCACCCTTGACATCGACCTTTTCGAGCCTTATCAGGAAGACATCAAGCTGAAGGCAGATACAAGCAACTTAAACCAAACCCAAGGAACCAATGCACAAAACTTGGCAAAACTTGGTTTCGGTGTGGTTTCAACAAATAAAAGCCCATTTGATGCACTTGCAAAGGCTGAAATAGCTACCAGAAAGAAAGAGCAGACTCCACTCATAGCAAATTTGAATGTTCAGGATGAGCAGAACACAAAGACATTGAAGAAGATGGCAATCAGCCTGAAGGACCTTTCACTTGTAACCTCTTCAGACCCATTCTTTGTGCTTAAGGATGATAGAATCAAGGATTCAATCGATGGAATTCCAGTAATAAAATCATGGGAAATGAAAGAGGTCGAGAATTCCAAGGAGTTCTTGAGATTGATTAGGGAAAGAAGAAACAATTAG
- a CDS encoding tRNA(Ile)(2)-agmatinylcytidine synthase, which translates to MDYFYIGIDDTDSPDGMCTTFLASTILNEFRENGIEIIGYPRLIRLNPFARFKTRGNGGVSFKLSLDQNIDLAKEIVLKYVSELSMFDCDNTNPGVVFYQGEITEEMIEYAFKAIYSIITIEEAEEFANKIGAEIHKFKKGRGIIGSIAAISCPLEDFTYELLAYRDSSRYGTVRQIDYDSVVKMDKETFPETFENIDGKYLAIEPKTPCPVLYGIRSNSPEVLLKAKDIVIPNEEIVDSCIFKTNQHTDMHIQNVENISSMKQYSCYKIKGFVKDKPHIIEGGHMFFTLYDQSGEIEAAAYEPTKNFRKVVAKLMAGDEIELYGGIGEQNTFNIEKFQVINLNEFVYKNPVCDCGKRMTSAGKGKGFKCKSCGKRIESDEKVPEKVERTLVNGKFYETPVSARRHLSKPLIRMNL; encoded by the coding sequence ATGGATTATTTTTATATTGGAATAGATGATACAGACTCTCCGGATGGAATGTGCACAACATTTCTAGCATCCACTATCCTAAACGAATTTAGGGAAAATGGCATTGAAATCATTGGTTATCCTAGATTGATTCGTTTAAATCCTTTTGCCAGATTCAAGACAAGGGGAAATGGAGGAGTATCATTTAAATTAAGTTTAGATCAAAACATTGATTTGGCAAAGGAAATTGTGCTCAAGTATGTATCTGAGCTTTCAATGTTTGATTGTGACAACACCAATCCGGGAGTTGTTTTCTACCAAGGTGAAATCACTGAAGAAATGATTGAGTATGCCTTTAAGGCAATCTATTCCATCATCACTATCGAAGAGGCAGAAGAATTTGCAAATAAGATTGGAGCTGAAATTCATAAGTTCAAAAAGGGAAGGGGAATCATTGGTTCCATTGCAGCTATTTCATGTCCCCTTGAAGATTTTACCTATGAGCTATTGGCATATAGGGATTCATCCAGATACGGTACAGTCAGACAAATTGATTATGATTCTGTAGTTAAGATGGACAAGGAGACTTTTCCGGAAACCTTTGAAAATATAGATGGAAAGTATTTGGCAATTGAACCTAAAACTCCATGTCCTGTATTGTATGGTATCCGATCCAACAGTCCTGAAGTTCTATTGAAAGCAAAAGATATTGTCATTCCAAATGAGGAAATTGTTGATTCATGCATTTTCAAAACCAATCAGCACACTGATATGCACATTCAAAATGTAGAAAATATTTCTTCAATGAAACAGTATTCCTGCTATAAAATAAAAGGATTTGTTAAGGACAAACCTCATATAATTGAAGGCGGACATATGTTTTTCACTTTATATGATCAATCTGGTGAAATTGAGGCTGCAGCATATGAACCAACCAAAAATTTCAGAAAGGTTGTAGCAAAATTAATGGCTGGGGATGAGATTGAGCTCTATGGTGGAATCGGTGAACAGAACACTTTCAACATTGAGAAGTTCCAAGTCATAAATCTGAACGAGTTTGTTTATAAAAATCCTGTTTGTGATTGTGGAAAAAGAATGACTTCTGCAGGAAAAGGAAAAGGATTCAAGTGCAAAAGCTGTGGTAAAAGAATAGAATCAGATGAAAAGGTTCCAGAAAAGGTAGAAAGAACTTTAGTAAATGGTAAATTCTATGAAACTCCAGTTTCAGCAAGACGTCATTTATCAAAGCCTTTGATTCGCATGAATCTCTAG
- a CDS encoding nuclease has protein sequence MSNENQERKVYNLLISKGIDTYDEYEFYKERINSQKDFLWNEYNTEDDELNEDLFDKIDVIVLLYGLYHDNKDICDELIDKSKELDIPLLFVRSYGVEYVIEEIVEKADAVVGWNPHCIVDAIETLVEGEEEWIKPCDIEDES, from the coding sequence ATGTCAAATGAAAATCAGGAAAGGAAAGTTTATAATCTTCTAATATCCAAGGGCATTGACACTTATGATGAGTATGAATTCTATAAGGAGAGAATTAATAGCCAAAAGGATTTCCTATGGAATGAATATAATACAGAAGATGATGAGTTAAATGAGGATCTGTTTGATAAGATAGATGTTATTGTACTGTTATATGGCCTTTATCATGACAATAAGGACATTTGTGATGAATTGATAGATAAGTCAAAGGAATTGGATATTCCATTGCTTTTTGTCCGTTCATATGGTGTGGAATATGTTATAGAGGAAATAGTGGAAAAGGCTGATGCTGTGGTCGGATGGAATCCCCATTGCATAGTTGATGCAATTGAAACTCTAGTGGAAGGAGAAGAGGAATGGATAAAGCCATGCGACATTGAAGATGAATCCTGA
- a CDS encoding DUF3100 domain-containing protein, whose product MFIGVKEIKITDTISILLLPLIYALVMGLALYLAKPIKFVGSKQSKVAEGAMVLFIGVLICKLAIASGQAISSIFQVGPALILQQIGNLGTLLALPIALFFGFRREVIGMTSSICREPNLGVIIDKYGFKSPETRGVLAVFVIGSILGTPFISFLSSISASLIPMHPYAYAMASGVGSASMNAAALAPLMHMFPSMATQLEAFAGCSNLLSFCFGIYMCIFVSLPLAERMYTWLSPLFGPKDEETIDDEYAIEGVKHDKYATTDDLTIGKLERWGTFLVLFSFIVAVGNFIGFKTPIVDAFIGMLLISIITIIGMSLERLIPWNIQSIIYISLIGIFVAIPGVPTADFLVHYVSQIDLTTICTAFLAYVGIAIGNDWEEFKKIGWKGIIITLIVISGTYLCSAAIAHFTLIATGMI is encoded by the coding sequence ATGTTTATTGGTGTTAAGGAGATTAAGATAACTGACACTATCAGTATTTTGTTGCTGCCTTTAATTTATGCTCTAGTTATGGGATTGGCTCTTTATTTAGCAAAGCCTATTAAATTTGTAGGCAGCAAGCAATCTAAAGTGGCTGAAGGGGCTATGGTTTTATTTATTGGTGTTTTAATCTGTAAATTGGCTATTGCAAGTGGTCAAGCCATATCCAGTATTTTCCAAGTAGGTCCTGCTTTGATCTTACAGCAGATAGGTAACTTAGGAACCCTTTTGGCATTGCCTATTGCACTGTTTTTTGGTTTCAGAAGGGAAGTTATCGGTATGACCAGTTCCATTTGTCGTGAACCTAACTTAGGAGTCATCATTGACAAATATGGTTTTAAATCCCCAGAAACCCGTGGAGTTTTAGCTGTTTTTGTCATTGGATCAATTTTAGGTACACCTTTCATTAGTTTCCTATCAAGTATCAGCGCTTCACTTATCCCTATGCACCCATATGCTTATGCAATGGCATCAGGTGTAGGAAGTGCAAGTATGAATGCAGCGGCTCTTGCTCCGCTAATGCATATGTTCCCATCAATGGCTACTCAGCTTGAGGCTTTTGCTGGATGCAGTAACCTTCTTTCATTCTGTTTCGGTATTTACATGTGTATATTCGTTTCACTCCCTCTTGCTGAGAGAATGTATACCTGGTTGTCTCCTTTGTTCGGGCCTAAAGATGAAGAGACTATAGATGATGAATATGCAATTGAAGGAGTCAAGCATGATAAATATGCAACTACAGATGACTTGACTATAGGTAAGCTTGAAAGATGGGGTACTTTCCTTGTATTGTTCTCCTTTATTGTAGCTGTTGGAAACTTCATAGGATTTAAGACTCCAATCGTTGATGCATTCATTGGAATGCTTTTGATTTCAATCATTACCATTATAGGAATGTCTCTTGAAAGGCTTATTCCATGGAATATCCAATCAATCATTTACATAAGCTTAATCGGTATATTTGTAGCTATTCCTGGTGTTCCAACTGCTGATTTCCTGGTTCATTACGTTTCCCAAATTGATTTGACTACAATCTGTACTGCATTCTTGGCTTATGTTGGTATTGCAATTGGTAATGATTGGGAAGAGTTCAAGAAGATCGGTTGGAAAGGAATCATCATTACCTTAATTGTAATTTCAGGAACTTACCTTTGTTCTGCAGCTATTGCACACTTCACTTTAATAGCTACTGGAATGATTTAA
- a CDS encoding TetR/AcrR family transcriptional regulator yields the protein MNTKEKIFDVSLDLFSKKGYDSVSLREIAEEVGIRKSSIYSHYSSKEAILMDIFDYLRNLFEYDELLNNEELDLSADNEILIENPELFYHMGSEAIKTMFSEERNLKIWKLIFIQMNHNEKIRFFFQDEILVKPLIFWEGFFSILKEKEIIRKDCNPKLLAKEYYSFPIYLLLEICAKYDDIPESTLDNFFKEAEEHANFLLDCVKVK from the coding sequence ATGAACACTAAAGAGAAGATATTTGATGTGTCTTTAGATTTGTTTTCAAAAAAGGGATATGATTCCGTTTCACTTAGAGAGATTGCAGAGGAAGTGGGGATTAGAAAAAGTTCAATATACAGCCACTACTCCTCTAAAGAAGCGATATTGATGGATATATTTGATTACTTAAGAAACCTTTTTGAATATGATGAATTGCTGAATAATGAGGAATTGGACTTGAGTGCAGACAATGAGATATTGATTGAAAACCCTGAACTTTTCTATCATATGGGTTCTGAAGCCATCAAGACAATGTTCTCTGAGGAGAGAAACCTTAAGATATGGAAATTGATATTTATCCAGATGAATCATAACGAAAAGATCAGATTCTTTTTCCAGGATGAGATACTTGTAAAGCCATTGATTTTTTGGGAAGGGTTCTTCAGCATTTTAAAGGAAAAAGAAATTATTAGGAAAGATTGCAACCCTAAGCTATTGGCTAAGGAATACTATAGCTTTCCAATCTATCTTCTTTTGGAGATTTGTGCGAAATATGATGACATTCCTGAAAGCACATTGGATAATTTCTTTAAGGAAGCGGAAGAGCATGCAAACTTCCTTTTGGATTGTGTGAAGGTGAAATAA
- a CDS encoding heavy metal-binding domain-containing protein, with protein MVSIEEFPIASADYIPGYKIVEEKGFVYGLTVRARGLGGDIGAGLKGLLGGEIKQYVQMMEESRNESIERCIEHAKELGANAIITMRMDSDSISQNMQEVLAYGTAVVIEKEE; from the coding sequence ATGGTAAGTATAGAAGAATTTCCTATTGCAAGTGCGGATTATATTCCAGGATACAAGATTGTAGAAGAAAAAGGATTCGTATATGGATTGACAGTACGTGCACGTGGTCTTGGCGGAGACATCGGTGCAGGATTGAAAGGACTGTTAGGCGGAGAGATCAAGCAATATGTCCAGATGATGGAAGAATCAAGAAATGAATCCATTGAGCGTTGCATTGAGCACGCTAAGGAATTAGGTGCAAATGCAATCATAACCATGAGAATGGATTCAGACAGCATATCCCAGAATATGCAGGAAGTATTGGCATATGGTACTGCTGTTGTAATTGAAAAAGAAGAATAG